The nucleotide window TCGTCGACGCCATCGTGCGGGGAATGGCGGTCATCGAGAAACGCTCGCCCACTGCGCTTTCCGACGACGACCACCGGGTCTACGAGACCGGACTACTCGCCCAGGCGCTCTCCGGTGCTACTCCGACCGAAATCCAGAAACACGCCCAGACCATCGGCAACACCATCGCCGACGACGAGGGCGGCATCCCGGCGAGTGACGACCGATCCCTGGACACGTTGTCACACAATGTAACCGACGACAACCGCGTCGAGATCCGCGGCAACCTCACCCAAACCGTGGGCGAGAAGTTCATCGCCATGATCGACGAACGCTCAGTACCACGCCCCGAACCCGATGGCTCCCCTGATCAACGCTCCGCCACCCAGATCCGCGCCGACGCCCTCGAAGTACTGCTCGACCAAGCCGCCGTCGGTGCCGCGATGGACACCATCGGCGCCCCGCGCACCCAGACCCTGCTGACGATCCCCGCCGACGGGGGCGATCCCGCGTTGCTGCCCTGGACCGGATCGATCACCCAAGCCACCGCGAGACGATTGTCGTGCGATGGGACCTTCACCGAGGTCATCATCGACGGTGAAACGGTGCCCCTGGAGATGGGGCGGGAGCGGCGTCTTTTCCCACCGCACCTACGACGAGCGATCATCATCCGAGACCAGTACTGCATCAAATGTGGTGCGCCACCGTCTCATACGCAGTGCCACCACATTGAGCACTGGTCCGACGACGGTGACACCGAACTCGACAACGGTTGCATGCTTTGCCAACGCTGCCACACCCAGGTCCACCACAACGGGTGGGACATCGTGATGGGCTTCGACCGCCATCCGTGGCTGATCCCGCCGGCCGACATCGACCCCCGCCGCCGACCCCTGCCCGCCTATAACCGCCGCACAATGCGACTCGACGACGCCGCCTGACACGACCGTCGCCTTACAGACTCACGCGCAGCACCTTCCGCACCCGGCACAGCCGGGACCGCATCTGTTCCTTGATAACTCCATAGTGTGAAGCGCCGGGATGGCTTCGATACGGCTCGTCGCAAGCTCCTCACCTACTCAACCAGCAGGTGCTGGCCGCCTGCTGGCCGCGTTCCTTCTGCTGGCCGAGTAGCGACGACCGAGCGCAGCGAGGACGCCGCGTATCGAGGTCACTCCACCGGCACGCCCTCCTCGTCGCAGGCTCCTCCCCCACCCAACGCGCGGTGGGCCGAGCGGTTCGGTCATCTCGGCGCCACGGAAATTCAGTGGCGCCGAGGAGCGGTGACGACGCACCATGTTCAGCAACAGCACGTCCACGGCCGAGTTGCGGCGATTCGATGGTGCCGCAGCGCTATTCGCGATTGTGGCGAACGACGGTGAGGAGGCCGGCATGGCCACGGTACTTCTGGCGATCGTGTGCGGCCTCGTCCTGCTCGCGATCATCGTCCGCACGGTTCTCGTCGTCGCCGGCGACGGCCGACGGCGGGTGCGGGACCGCGAGGCCTACGACACCCGGCGGCCGACGCTCTGACGGTCGGCGATCACTCCGCGCGCTTGAGCACGGCCAGCACCGTCAGCAGCAGGATCTTCACGTCGAGCCATAGGGACCAGTTCTCGATGTAGTAGTTGTCCCATTCGGCGCGGTCGGCGATCGAGGTCTGACCACGGAGGCCGTGGACCTGGGCCCAGCCGGTCACGCCTGCCTTGACACGGTGCCGTTCACCGTAGCGGCGGATCTGGACTTCGAACAGTGACACGTATTCGGGGCGCTCGGGTCGGGGACCGACGAGACTCATCTCGCCGCGGAACACGTTGAGCAGCTGGGGCAGTTCGTCCATCGATGTCGACCGCATTATCTTGCCGATCCAGGTGCGGCGGTCGACCCCTTCGACGCCGCCGGGGGCGCTTCCGGCCACGGGCCGGAACTTCTCCGCGTCGGGGTCCTCGGGGCGCATCGACCGGAACTTGAGGCAGTCGAACACGCGGCCGTCGCGTCCGACGCGGGGCTGGGCGAAGAAGATGGGTCCCGGCGAACTCAACCGGACCAGCAGCATGAGGGTCAGGAACAACGGTGCGATCGCGGTCAGGATGAGTGCGGCGGTCACCCGGTCGCCGATGTGCTTCGCCCGGAACTGCCAACCGCGCGGATTGGTGTGGGGGACGGACATCAGAGGTAGACCGCCGATATGGTCGACACGGCTGCGGCGGCCGACGACGTCGAACATGCGCGGGACGATCCACACCTTGACGCCGTGCCGGTGAGCGATGCGTACCGACGCGGTCAGACGTTCCACGTTGGTGACCGCGAAGGCGACGACGAGGATCTCGGCGTCGGTCGCACGGATCGCGTCGTCGAGGTCGTCGACACCACCGAGATGCGGGATCTCGGACACCCGCTCGTCACGATCGCGTGCGGGTGCGCCGGCGGCGAGGACCCCGACCGGCTTCAGCCCGTGTTCGGGGTTCACGACCATCCGTCCCACCACCTGCTCGGTGACCGGGCCGTCGCCGATGATCAGCGTGGGAGCCATGAGATGACCGTGCCGGCGCAGGCGGCGCTGGGTGAGGTCCCGGATGAGGCGTCCCAGGGGAACCCAGAATATTGCGGATACCCAGAGTTTGGTGACCGCGGCTCCCGGACGGTCGTCGAGTCCCGACAACAGCATCGAACACAGCAGGATCATCGCGGCGACGGTGCAACCGGTCATCACCTTGCCGACCTCGTCGAGGAACCGACGGTTGAGTCCGCGGCGGTAGGTCTTCCGGAGTCCGAAGATCCCCACGAGGATCAACGGATAGAGGCCGATGGTCCACAGCGGAGGATACTCGGGCTGACGATTGACGATCCAGAAGATCGCCACACCGGTTGCCACGATGGCGGACACGAGGTCGATGGAGACGGTGACAATCGTGCTCAGTGGGTCGTCACGGATGAGGTCACCCAGGGAGCGCCGGGATTGCGGGCTGTTCGCCGATCGCGCCCGCACGGGCGCGATCTCGACCTCGGGGGTGCGGGTCGCCAAGTTCACTCCATCCCAATGAACGGCCCCCCGGTCTCGAGAATTGTAAAGGTGGCTAAGGATTACTCGCGAGTCGGCTCGCCGGACGGACTGCGTGCTCGGACGGCGTCAGCCGCGGAACACGGCTTCCTGCACCACGACCGACAGGTCGGTGAGCAGGGCGATGTCGCTGGACGACCAGTGATGCGGTTCGGCGTTCCAGACGCAGAAGGTCCCGATCACGTGTCCGTCGTCGGCGTGCAGCGGAATGCCGAGGTACGAGGAGACCTCGCCGTTGCGCGCGGTGGAGTGCTCGGACAGGACCGGATGGTCGGCGATGTCGTCGACCACGAGCATCGAGTCACTCACGACGGGATAGACACACAGCGAGTCGAGCAGCGGCCTCGTGCCCTTGTGGCCCGGCTTCCCGGCTTGCCAGGCGATCGAGGCGTTGGTCTGCCCATCGGCGGTGATCACGTTGAGCGCCGCGTAGGAGACGCCGAGCGCGTCGATCGTCAGGCCGATCGCGTCGTCGACGGCCGGATGAGGCTCGTCGTCGAGGAGTCTCGATGTTTCGATGGCTCGGACGCGGGCCGGGTCGGACAACAGTTCGCGCAGTGCCGTCGCGGCGCGTGGGTCCGCGCCGCGGATGGCCTCGAGAAGGGCCATGAGCGCCGCGTCGCCGGGTGTGCTCAGGACCGCCGACAACCGTTGCGCTGACATCTCCTCGGCGGGTTCGTTCGGTGCGGGGGCGTCGTGCCCGGTCTCCGGGCCGTCGCTGCCCTCGAACTCGCCGTCAGGGGTAGAACTCATGACACTTCTCCACTTCGCTGTCCGCGCCGTAACTCCCCGACGGCGCGTGGAGGTCATCGACAACTGTCACGGACCGAACGTCCTTCCGACACGGCCTCGACCCAGTCCGCTGTCGAGGACCCGACGTCGAGGATGCCGTGCGACTGTCCGTCGACGACCACGGTCGTGATTAGATCACCTTCCCCGCAGGCCTGCTCGACCGCGCGCTCGGTCCAGGACGGCAGGATCACGGTGTCTGCGGAGCTGTAGACGACCATCATGGGCGCGCTCGCCCGACCCTGCGGCAGACTCGCCTCGCCCAGCCACCCGCGGAGACGATCGGTCGCGGCGTCGTCGACGGGGCGGTAGTCGGCCGGTGTCGTGCGCTTGACGACGTCCTGTTTCTGCATGATCGCGGTGTCGCTGCACTCGAGGAAGGTTCCGAGCGTGTCCCGGATGGGGCCGCGGAGATAGTCGTCGATATGGAGTTCCGGATGCACGGTCCGGAGGCCGGTCAGGATGAGCGGCAGGAAGGCGATCTGGTCCGGGGTGAGCGTTCCGGCCGCCATCGCATCCGCGATCGGACGGATGTCGAGTGCGGGACTCATGCTGATGGTTCCCTGCAGGTCCAGGCCGTCGCCGTAGCCGGCGGCGATCTCGTTGGCCCGGAACACCGCGTGACCGCCTTGGGAGACACCGAAACCCCACCACTCGCCGGCGGCGTCGGGAACCAGCGACCGCACGGCCCGCACCGAATCGATGATGTTGCGGGCGGCGACGGTCGGTTCGAGATACGCATGCGAACCGGGGGTACCAAGACCCTGATAGTCGGTCTGTACCACCACGAATCCCAGCTCGAGGAGGTTGGCGACGAGGTCGACGGTGCCGAGGAGGTTGCCGTAGAACGACGGCGCGCATTCGGTGGAGATACCGGTGGTCGGGTGGCCGACCGCGATGACCGGCCATCCACCGGCCGGGGCGGTTCCACGCGGCACGAAGGCGGCCGCCGACACCGGCACGACTTCGTCTGTCGCGCGATCTTCGGAGAGATAGCGGAACCGCAGCGACCGCTCGGCGAGCTTGTCCAGGGCCAGGTATTCGCCGGTCTCGGTGGCGGTGCCGACCACCTCACCGGGGGCCGGGGCCTGGGCCGAGTCGGCGGGATCCGGTGACGAGCATGCTGCCGCGGTCGCGACGATCACCGCGGTGAGGAGGAGCCGGGTCGAGGTGACCGCGGGGTGTCGGGGGCGTTCCGCCCGCGGTCGCCGGCTCGGGCACCTCATGACGGGGTTCCCGTGGTCGGGTTCATCACCTGCCGGAACAAGGCCACCGGGTCGTCGCAGAGGGCCCGATGGGCGGCCTCGATGACGGCCCGGTCGACGAACGCCTCGTAGAAGGTGGTGGTGAAGGACCGGGTGCCGTCGACTTCGCTGACGAAAGTCGTTGCCGCGTTCGGGCCGTCGGGTTCGAGGGAGGCGTAGAGGTGATGGGACGGCGCCTGCGGGTCCCACTCGACGTCGCCGAACACGCCGATCCGCCCCATGTCGCTGACCGACAGGCGGAGACGATCAGGCACGGTCGCGGTATCGGACGCCGTGGACTCCGGCCCGACTCGACGTGGACGGAGGAGACCGCGGAGTTCACCTGCGCCGAGGACCGCGACCGGCCACCCCGACCGGGTCACCTCCCGGATACGGTCGCCGACCTCGACCGGTGTCGCCCACTCCGGGAAGCGAAGGGGGATACCGACGGCGAGGTTGCCGTGATCGTTCGCGTGCGTGGGTTCGAGGTAGCGGCGGCAGTCGAACAGCACCTGGGTGCGCGGATCCACACGGACCTCCTGGGCGGCAACCGCAGCACGCCACAGGGCGACGGTGACCGCCGCCGCGGATGTCTTCATCCCGTGAGCTGCGACCGCATCACGCAGCGCGGCGACGCGGTCGGCGGACATCGGCGTGGCGACGACGCGCCGCGTCGAACGCCATCCGGCGAGTTCGCGGCTCGGGCCGTCGGACGCGTCGGGGGCGTTGGCCGTCCGCAGGCGTGCGACCTCGCGCAGGCGTGCCGGGTGACGCAACAGCTGACGGTATGCCGCGTGCCAGGCGGAATCCGCGGGCAGAGACCGTTCCAGGTTCGGCGCCATCGCGGAGCCGTCGCGACCGGCCAGGCCGGCGATCTGTTCGAGACTCGACCGGCCGTCGCCGATCCCGTGGCTCTGGTCGAGGACCAGCCAGCGGCCGCCCAGCAGGTACTCGACGGTGCCGGCCGGTTCCGTTCGCGCGCGCAGACCCGTCAGGATCTCGCCGGGGGAGAGGTCGGCGAGATCGGGGCGTTCGACGACGGGTCGTGGCGTCACGTCGTGGACCCAGCGTGCCGACGTCGGGTCGGGGACGACGCTGAGGCGCGAGGTCGGGGTCATGGCGAGAGCCAGACGGGCGCGGACACGATCGGCGTCGAGCGGTGTC belongs to Gordonia westfalica and includes:
- a CDS encoding HNH endonuclease encodes the protein MINTHPTPLDAILDQLVEITPPTDDPTDDPTGATTYSQLSRWILLRNLADHKIGTHTADLDRPGVAERAGSTIKKLLIEMGLPPAAAVRAARIADSVGTLGKVEDCAADGRLSGEVVDAIVRGMAVIEKRSPTALSDDDHRVYETGLLAQALSGATPTEIQKHAQTIGNTIADDEGGIPASDDRSLDTLSHNVTDDNRVEIRGNLTQTVGEKFIAMIDERSVPRPEPDGSPDQRSATQIRADALEVLLDQAAVGAAMDTIGAPRTQTLLTIPADGGDPALLPWTGSITQATARRLSCDGTFTEVIIDGETVPLEMGRERRLFPPHLRRAIIIRDQYCIKCGAPPSHTQCHHIEHWSDDGDTELDNGCMLCQRCHTQVHHNGWDIVMGFDRHPWLIPPADIDPRRRPLPAYNRRTMRLDDAA
- a CDS encoding sugar transferase: MATRTPEVEIAPVRARSANSPQSRRSLGDLIRDDPLSTIVTVSIDLVSAIVATGVAIFWIVNRQPEYPPLWTIGLYPLILVGIFGLRKTYRRGLNRRFLDEVGKVMTGCTVAAMILLCSMLLSGLDDRPGAAVTKLWVSAIFWVPLGRLIRDLTQRRLRRHGHLMAPTLIIGDGPVTEQVVGRMVVNPEHGLKPVGVLAAGAPARDRDERVSEIPHLGGVDDLDDAIRATDAEILVVAFAVTNVERLTASVRIAHRHGVKVWIVPRMFDVVGRRSRVDHIGGLPLMSVPHTNPRGWQFRAKHIGDRVTAALILTAIAPLFLTLMLLVRLSSPGPIFFAQPRVGRDGRVFDCLKFRSMRPEDPDAEKFRPVAGSAPGGVEGVDRRTWIGKIMRSTSMDELPQLLNVFRGEMSLVGPRPERPEYVSLFEVQIRRYGERHRVKAGVTGWAQVHGLRGQTSIADRAEWDNYYIENWSLWLDVKILLLTVLAVLKRAE
- a CDS encoding GAF domain-containing protein, which gives rise to MSSTPDGEFEGSDGPETGHDAPAPNEPAEEMSAQRLSAVLSTPGDAALMALLEAIRGADPRAATALRELLSDPARVRAIETSRLLDDEPHPAVDDAIGLTIDALGVSYAALNVITADGQTNASIAWQAGKPGHKGTRPLLDSLCVYPVVSDSMLVVDDIADHPVLSEHSTARNGEVSSYLGIPLHADDGHVIGTFCVWNAEPHHWSSSDIALLTDLSVVVQEAVFRG
- a CDS encoding lipase family protein, yielding MRCPSRRPRAERPRHPAVTSTRLLLTAVIVATAAACSSPDPADSAQAPAPGEVVGTATETGEYLALDKLAERSLRFRYLSEDRATDEVVPVSAAAFVPRGTAPAGGWPVIAVGHPTTGISTECAPSFYGNLLGTVDLVANLLELGFVVVQTDYQGLGTPGSHAYLEPTVAARNIIDSVRAVRSLVPDAAGEWWGFGVSQGGHAVFRANEIAAGYGDGLDLQGTISMSPALDIRPIADAMAAGTLTPDQIAFLPLILTGLRTVHPELHIDDYLRGPIRDTLGTFLECSDTAIMQKQDVVKRTTPADYRPVDDAATDRLRGWLGEASLPQGRASAPMMVVYSSADTVILPSWTERAVEQACGEGDLITTVVVDGQSHGILDVGSSTADWVEAVSEGRSVRDSCR